Proteins from a single region of Runella sp. SP2:
- a CDS encoding mandelate racemase/muconate lactonizing enzyme family protein gives MPIITHIEVFKFNIPLQAPVTIAIGTIEEARNILVKIHTSDGVYGTGEGAPFWMIVGETQATVYAAAYDLAKLLIGKNPLDLEGCIGAMERYLAANPTAKSAFDMALYDLAAKYANMPLYQFLGGSNRPIATDETIYISSPEAMAADAVKIKERGADAIKVKLGTNATDDIKRIAAIRTAIGDEIPIRTDANQGWDYVSALKVLNTIADWNVEYCEQPVKHWDYAHMARLRQHARVPICADESLFSPQDAVKLVAQEAVDYFNIKLSKSGGLRNAVKINAIAEGAGIRCMIGCMSESRLGISANAHFASALHNVVFYDLDSPFEHAQDPVLGGIVYQNHYQVMIPDAPGHGADVDAAYLQKMESFTV, from the coding sequence ATGCCCATCATTACCCACATCGAGGTTTTTAAGTTTAATATTCCCCTTCAAGCTCCTGTTACAATTGCGATTGGAACGATTGAGGAAGCTCGCAATATTTTGGTCAAAATTCACACGTCGGATGGGGTATATGGAACGGGTGAAGGCGCTCCGTTTTGGATGATTGTGGGAGAAACGCAGGCCACCGTTTACGCGGCAGCTTATGATTTGGCAAAACTATTAATTGGTAAAAACCCCCTTGATTTAGAAGGCTGTATCGGAGCAATGGAACGCTATTTGGCCGCCAACCCTACGGCAAAAAGTGCCTTCGACATGGCGCTGTACGACCTTGCCGCAAAGTATGCCAATATGCCTTTGTATCAATTTTTGGGAGGAAGTAATCGTCCAATTGCAACCGATGAAACGATTTATATCTCTTCGCCCGAGGCCATGGCAGCCGATGCCGTGAAAATCAAAGAACGTGGTGCTGATGCCATCAAAGTGAAATTGGGCACAAACGCAACCGATGATATTAAACGCATTGCGGCGATTCGTACGGCGATTGGCGACGAAATTCCCATTCGTACCGATGCCAATCAAGGCTGGGATTATGTGAGTGCGCTCAAAGTGCTGAATACCATTGCCGACTGGAACGTAGAGTATTGTGAACAGCCCGTAAAACATTGGGATTATGCGCACATGGCGCGTCTTCGTCAGCATGCTCGGGTACCTATTTGTGCCGATGAATCGTTGTTTTCTCCCCAAGATGCGGTCAAATTGGTGGCGCAAGAGGCGGTTGATTATTTTAATATCAAGCTGTCTAAAAGTGGAGGTTTGCGTAATGCCGTCAAAATCAATGCCATCGCCGAAGGGGCAGGCATACGTTGCATGATTGGGTGCATGTCGGAGTCGCGTTTGGGGATTTCGGCCAATGCCCATTTTGCATCGGCGCTGCATAATGTCGTTTTTTATGATTTAGACTCTCCTTTTGAACACGCCCAAGACCCTGTGTTGGGTGGCATTGTTTACCAAAATCATTACCAAGTGATGATTCCTGACGCACCTGGTCACGGCGCCGATGTGGATGCGGCGTATCTGCAAAAAATGGAGTCGTTTACGGTGTGA
- a CDS encoding Uma2 family endonuclease: MTALDTPRKVRKTPRNVPEALIYEIMDGKPVYYKEYREVLSGNKTIAEIMGSSSLQALIVFYLTVFIGKFIDEDSYTVLTSEAGLHIDHKNNLANDIAIFEQSVLTPDKISRKYANVPPTIVFEIDIDADVEDMTETGYIYKKTQKLLAFGVQKVFWILTEAQVVMVATAERIETFDWNRDIELMHQQSFNVGAYLTKKGVTLS; this comes from the coding sequence ATGACCGCTTTAGACACGCCACGGAAAGTGCGAAAAACCCCAAGGAATGTTCCTGAAGCCCTGATTTACGAAATCATGGACGGTAAGCCTGTGTATTATAAGGAGTATCGGGAAGTGTTATCGGGAAACAAAACCATTGCTGAAATTATGGGTTCGAGTAGCTTGCAGGCATTGATTGTGTTCTATTTGACGGTTTTCATTGGAAAGTTTATTGATGAAGATAGCTACACGGTGTTAACAAGTGAAGCTGGATTGCACATTGACCATAAAAACAATTTAGCCAACGATATTGCCATTTTTGAACAATCGGTGTTGACACCAGATAAAATCTCCAGAAAATATGCCAACGTGCCGCCGACCATTGTTTTTGAGATAGACATTGATGCGGATGTTGAAGACATGACAGAGACGGGATACATTTACAAAAAGACCCAAAAATTGCTCGCATTTGGGGTTCAAAAAGTCTTTTGGATATTGACGGAAGCTCAGGTAGTCATGGTTGCAACGGCTGAACGCATTGAAACCTTTGACTGGAACCGTGATATTGAATTGATGCACCAGCAATCGTTTAACGTAGGAGCTTATTTGACAAAAAAAGGCGTAACCCTAAGCTAA
- a CDS encoding thiamine diphosphokinase, producing MSSHHVVREKQEPALLIANGEGCSFELMGQLLEWSPFVVVLDHAIHRVLDLGIKVDVLLGDFDQNVDFEEIHARQYPLEIIHTPDQDKTDLEKGIEFLIERGFPAVNIVWATGRRADHSLTNMTNIVRYKNQIKCVMLDDYSKIFPLVGTFEKWYAAETPISLIPVGTVSGITTEGLKYNLENESLVLGYRNGNSNESAVDGFVKISAQSGDLLIMECWD from the coding sequence ATGTCTTCGCACCACGTTGTCCGAGAAAAACAAGAACCTGCTCTGCTCATTGCCAACGGTGAAGGTTGTAGCTTTGAATTAATGGGGCAACTGCTCGAATGGTCGCCGTTTGTGGTGGTACTCGACCACGCCATTCATCGAGTGCTTGATTTAGGGATAAAAGTGGATGTGCTTTTGGGAGATTTTGACCAAAACGTTGATTTTGAAGAAATACACGCCCGTCAGTACCCGCTTGAGATTATTCATACGCCCGATCAAGACAAAACAGACCTCGAAAAAGGCATTGAGTTTTTGATAGAACGCGGTTTCCCCGCCGTGAACATCGTGTGGGCAACGGGTCGCCGCGCCGACCATAGCTTGACCAACATGACGAATATTGTTCGGTACAAAAACCAAATCAAATGCGTGATGCTGGACGATTATTCCAAAATTTTTCCGTTGGTAGGCACATTTGAAAAATGGTACGCCGCCGAAACGCCTATTTCGCTCATTCCCGTTGGAACGGTGTCGGGAATTACCACGGAAGGTTTGAAGTATAATCTTGAAAATGAGTCGCTTGTGCTGGGATATCGCAATGGAAATAGCAATGAGTCGGCAGTGGATGGGTTTGTGAAAATCTCGGCCCAATCGGGCGATTTGTTGATTATGGAATGCTGGGATTAA
- a CDS encoding fatty acid desaturase: MSSLPAIKPSPIGTRGLWIAFVVLGMWFVSLAFLLHYPFHPTDPLVYVFVLLQMHLYTGLFITAHDSIHGVVVPENKRLNYWIGFVCASLFAFNNYKTLSSKHHLHHRHAATHDDPDYHDGHPNFFLWFLAFAKEYISVVQIILMAVTYNVLKLWFPWENLVVFWMIPAVLSTFQLFYFGTYLPHRGEHENAPYNARSQKLNHVWAFLSCYFFGYHLEHHAYPYLPWWRLPEARERVAGEGRNPEN; encoded by the coding sequence ATGTCATCACTTCCCGCCATCAAACCCAGCCCCATCGGTACCAGAGGACTTTGGATTGCCTTCGTAGTACTGGGAATGTGGTTTGTTAGTTTAGCGTTTTTGTTACACTACCCATTTCACCCTACAGACCCATTGGTGTATGTTTTTGTATTGCTCCAAATGCACCTTTACACGGGTTTATTCATCACAGCGCACGACTCTATTCACGGGGTTGTTGTGCCTGAAAATAAGCGGCTTAATTATTGGATAGGGTTTGTTTGCGCGTCACTTTTTGCGTTTAATAATTACAAAACACTTTCGTCGAAGCACCACCTACATCATCGCCACGCGGCTACCCACGACGACCCCGATTACCACGACGGTCATCCCAACTTCTTTTTGTGGTTTTTGGCCTTTGCCAAAGAGTATATTTCGGTGGTTCAAATCATCCTCATGGCGGTGACGTACAATGTGTTGAAGCTGTGGTTTCCGTGGGAAAACTTGGTGGTGTTTTGGATGATTCCTGCGGTGTTGAGTACGTTCCAGTTGTTTTATTTTGGGACGTATTTGCCCCACCGTGGCGAGCACGAAAATGCGCCTTACAATGCCCGTAGTCAGAAGTTGAATCACGTTTGGGCGTTTTTGAGTTGCTATTTTTTTGGCTATCACTTAGAACACCACGCCTATCCGTACTTACCGTGGTGGCGTTTGCCAGAAGCGCGTGAGCGAGTAGCGGGGGAGGGGAGAAACCCTGAGAATTAG
- a CDS encoding AraC family transcriptional regulator, whose amino-acid sequence MSIYQTPLQFGYFLALLFAVLLLIRGWKEERLSDKLLGLVMFFLAMEIQDYTFGFSGINIFWEKYDGFPRYFHLAFAPTIYFYLKSQINRDFRFKAAHLWHYLLYAIYFLVNIVVFVQGPKVVSAFRSSELSYWLGWLESIAIWGSYIYYFYQSLRLYKEYRRWVETQFSDTETVSFVWLRNFIYLIIAGEVFKFGWSIADRALGNLPFEQDWWWHLFTVAIICYVGIMGYSQHQPARLSYTKAEVVSEPEESEIVKNSDISAPNYSEWKPKIEQVFDEQRLYLQPDLSLSDVAQRLKTNTSVLSAAINQNFEKNFNDFVNYYRVEEVKRQLKNPENSHLSLLGIALECGFNSKSTFNRAFKKFTGKSPKEFE is encoded by the coding sequence ATGTCTATTTATCAAACACCCCTCCAATTTGGCTATTTTTTGGCCTTGCTTTTTGCGGTTTTGCTACTCATTCGAGGTTGGAAAGAAGAACGGCTTTCGGATAAACTTTTGGGCTTAGTGATGTTTTTTTTGGCCATGGAAATTCAGGATTACACCTTTGGATTTTCGGGAATCAATATTTTTTGGGAAAAATACGACGGCTTTCCGCGCTATTTTCATCTTGCGTTTGCCCCTACGATTTACTTTTACTTAAAATCCCAAATCAACCGTGATTTTCGCTTCAAAGCCGCCCATTTGTGGCATTATTTGTTGTATGCCATTTACTTTTTGGTCAATATTGTCGTCTTTGTTCAGGGGCCAAAAGTGGTGAGCGCTTTCCGCAGTTCGGAGTTGTCGTACTGGCTGGGTTGGTTAGAAAGCATTGCTATTTGGGGGTCTTACATTTACTATTTTTATCAATCGCTACGTCTTTATAAAGAGTATCGTCGCTGGGTTGAAACGCAGTTTTCTGATACCGAGACGGTTAGCTTTGTATGGCTCCGCAATTTTATTTACCTCATCATTGCGGGGGAGGTGTTCAAATTTGGTTGGTCTATTGCCGACCGTGCCTTGGGGAATTTGCCTTTTGAACAAGATTGGTGGTGGCATCTGTTTACGGTAGCGATTATTTGCTACGTAGGCATCATGGGGTATTCACAACATCAGCCCGCGCGCTTGTCGTACACCAAAGCCGAGGTAGTTTCTGAGCCAGAAGAGAGCGAAATTGTCAAAAACTCGGATATATCTGCACCAAATTATTCAGAATGGAAGCCTAAAATTGAGCAAGTATTTGATGAACAGCGTCTTTATCTTCAACCCGACCTATCGCTAAGTGACGTAGCCCAACGGCTTAAAACCAATACGTCGGTGCTTTCGGCGGCTATCAATCAGAATTTTGAAAAAAACTTCAACGATTTTGTCAATTACTACCGCGTAGAAGAGGTAAAACGCCAACTTAAAAACCCCGAAAACAGCCACTTGTCGCTATTGGGAATAGCGTTGGAGTGTGGTTTTAATTCAAAATCCACCTTTAATCGTGCCTTCAAGAAATTTACGGGAAAGTCACCGAAGGAGTTTGAGTAG
- a CDS encoding serine hydrolase, producing the protein MKYLLNSLFFLSFSVFAQNYDAVLKKYDTFNGVVLVANQGKIEYLKGAGLANRQEGIRMTPQTKFRICSITKTFTAVLVLQLMEEGKLKLTDKLSKFLPDYQGEAKEKVTIHQLLTYSSGMENLDQNNEAMYALKYPLDSIVRKYCSGKLVSEPGTQFSYKNADYILLGKIIEAVTKKPFEQVLQEKILDKIGVQNSGLLSNAKIVKGLANSYLYDTLRREYANDDPYWIENFYASGAMFSTVEDLLTFDQAIFKHQILTKPTVELMLKSYPELWYVAYGFWVSENTFAGKKIQCADRQGSISGSNMSWLHLINENRTFIVFSNTDATKLNDLRAELVETSLAK; encoded by the coding sequence ATGAAATACCTACTTAACAGCCTATTTTTTCTTTCTTTCTCGGTCTTTGCGCAAAATTATGATGCAGTCCTAAAAAAGTACGATACGTTCAATGGCGTAGTATTGGTCGCCAATCAAGGTAAAATAGAGTACTTGAAAGGAGCGGGTCTAGCCAATCGACAAGAAGGCATTCGGATGACGCCCCAAACGAAATTTCGGATTTGTTCGATTACCAAGACTTTCACGGCTGTACTCGTATTGCAATTAATGGAAGAAGGGAAATTGAAACTTACCGATAAGCTATCGAAGTTTTTGCCTGATTACCAGGGAGAAGCCAAAGAAAAAGTCACGATTCATCAGTTGCTTACCTATAGTTCGGGGATGGAAAACCTCGACCAAAACAACGAAGCCATGTATGCGCTCAAGTACCCGTTGGATAGCATTGTGCGGAAGTACTGCTCGGGGAAGCTCGTCAGCGAACCTGGCACGCAGTTTAGCTATAAAAATGCGGATTATATTTTGTTGGGAAAAATCATTGAGGCTGTTACCAAAAAGCCTTTTGAACAAGTATTGCAAGAGAAAATTTTGGACAAAATAGGCGTACAAAATAGCGGGTTGTTGTCCAACGCTAAAATTGTGAAAGGACTGGCCAACAGTTATTTATACGACACTTTACGCCGCGAATACGCCAACGATGACCCTTACTGGATTGAAAACTTCTACGCCTCGGGAGCGATGTTTTCGACGGTGGAAGATTTACTAACATTTGACCAAGCTATTTTCAAACACCAAATTTTGACCAAGCCAACGGTCGAGTTGATGCTAAAATCGTACCCCGAACTGTGGTACGTAGCGTACGGGTTTTGGGTAAGTGAAAATACGTTTGCGGGCAAAAAAATCCAGTGTGCCGACCGTCAGGGGAGTATTTCGGGTAGCAATATGTCGTGGTTGCACCTCATAAACGAAAACCGAACGTTCATTGTCTTTAGTAACACCGATGCTACCAAACTCAATGACCTGAGGGCCGAACTAGTAGAAACTTCTCTGGCAAAATAA
- a CDS encoding GIN domain-containing protein, with product MKKLTMIIAFLTTVCFYAQAQRGPLRGTGKLITKTLDFRDFDKLSFDDLDGKIEVEIGKSFSVKIEIDENLEPLLEVKKESQEGVLSIGLKGNYNNKMYIEDTRIKVKVTMPEASVIQHRGNSSLQVTGIVGRYFRIENYGNGNATLQGTIDELDVKKNGNGEVKAQGLVAKTAKVKSYGNGNVRVNTQISLTAHGSGNNSVMQFGPGKIDPMSGIMGNGEVKKM from the coding sequence ATGAAAAAGTTAACAATGATTATTGCCTTTTTGACGACGGTCTGTTTTTATGCCCAAGCCCAACGCGGGCCACTACGCGGCACGGGAAAACTCATCACCAAAACGTTAGATTTTCGCGATTTTGATAAACTCTCTTTTGATGATTTGGACGGAAAAATAGAGGTTGAAATTGGCAAATCTTTTTCGGTAAAAATCGAAATTGACGAAAATTTGGAGCCACTTTTAGAGGTTAAAAAAGAAAGCCAAGAGGGCGTGTTAAGCATTGGCCTCAAAGGCAACTACAACAATAAAATGTACATCGAAGATACCCGTATCAAAGTGAAGGTGACCATGCCCGAAGCGTCGGTGATTCAGCACCGTGGCAACAGTAGTTTGCAGGTTACGGGCATTGTAGGGCGGTATTTTAGGATAGAGAATTACGGCAATGGCAACGCCACGCTCCAAGGAACGATTGATGAACTCGACGTTAAAAAGAACGGTAACGGGGAAGTAAAAGCCCAAGGACTCGTGGCCAAAACCGCCAAAGTAAAAAGCTATGGTAACGGTAATGTGCGCGTCAATACCCAAATATCGCTTACGGCGCACGGTTCGGGCAACAACAGTGTGATGCAGTTTGGGCCAGGCAAAATTGACCCTATGTCGGGGATTATGGGCAACGGCGAAGTCAAGAAAATGTAG
- a CDS encoding DoxX family protein, with product MKTLFVNIITPVYTSTWYSDLVLAIPRIVGCYFLMVNFGGSKFPTPAWFVEDVSKFGGIFALFPAFFAWAAVLAETFGGALLVLGLGTRLAGFMVACTMLVAIFFQKWGGEVWGMLPAMGFLWISLYAIVMGSGRIGLDHFIAQKLKK from the coding sequence ATGAAAACATTATTTGTTAACATCATCACGCCCGTTTATACCTCTACTTGGTACTCAGATTTAGTATTGGCCATTCCACGCATTGTGGGTTGCTATTTTTTAATGGTCAATTTTGGCGGCAGTAAGTTTCCTACGCCTGCTTGGTTTGTGGAAGACGTGTCCAAATTTGGTGGGATTTTTGCATTATTCCCCGCATTTTTTGCGTGGGCGGCGGTATTGGCAGAAACCTTTGGTGGGGCGTTGTTGGTGCTTGGCTTGGGGACTCGGTTGGCAGGTTTTATGGTAGCCTGTACGATGTTGGTGGCTATTTTCTTCCAAAAATGGGGTGGCGAAGTGTGGGGAATGTTACCTGCGATGGGTTTTCTTTGGATTTCGTTGTACGCCATCGTGATGGGTTCTGGAAGAATAGGGTTGGATCATTTTATTGCTCAAAAATTAAAAAAATAA
- a CDS encoding translation initiation factor yields the protein MAKNNRSGIVYSTDPSFQFDDSDEEQETPTPQQQDLKVWLERKGGGKVVTAIKGWTGKTGDMEALAKQLKNLCGTGGTAKDREILIQGDFRDKILTWLLAKGYKAKKAGG from the coding sequence ATGGCAAAAAATAACCGCAGCGGCATTGTCTATTCTACCGACCCCAGCTTTCAATTCGACGATTCGGACGAAGAACAGGAGACTCCCACTCCTCAGCAACAAGACCTGAAGGTATGGCTCGAACGCAAAGGAGGCGGAAAAGTAGTGACGGCCATCAAAGGATGGACGGGTAAAACGGGCGACATGGAAGCCTTGGCCAAACAACTCAAAAACCTCTGCGGCACGGGTGGCACCGCCAAAGACCGTGAAATCTTGATTCAGGGCGATTTTCGCGACAAAATCTTGACGTGGCTGTTGGCCAAAGGTTATAAAGCTAAAAAAGCGGGTGGGTAG
- a CDS encoding ATP-binding protein: MEQLFAKYLPKLQRTRTDFVRDAIHEIDWARNRLIGIKGARGVGKTTLLLQYLKEAKLDLTKSLYVSLDDLYFSNHRLYDLGVDFVRKGGQLLMLDEVHRYPNWSQEIKNLYDDFAELRIVFTGSSIIHLERSRGDLSRRAVMYTLHGLSFREFLQIQKVANFTPISLEDLLKSHTTIAVELTENFKPFVYWSKYLEYGYYPYFLENEDIYSQKLSETIRLSLELDLPAAYGISYATVDKLKQLLVVLAESVPFKPNISKLGDMLQATRSSVVDYLHYLEELGILSLLHRDSFGITRLQKPEKVYLSHPNLQYALTETRPDKGTLRESFLLSQTLPKHRVEYTEQGNFRLDRRYTIEVGGANKTQRQIANVADAYIAADDIEIGFGNKIPLWIFGLLY; the protein is encoded by the coding sequence ATGGAACAGTTATTTGCGAAATACCTCCCCAAGCTTCAGCGTACTCGTACTGATTTCGTACGAGATGCCATTCACGAAATTGATTGGGCGCGCAATCGCCTTATTGGGATTAAAGGAGCAAGGGGAGTAGGAAAAACCACCCTCTTACTACAATACCTCAAGGAAGCGAAACTCGACTTAACTAAGTCGTTGTACGTCAGTTTGGATGATTTGTATTTCAGTAATCACCGCTTATATGATTTAGGCGTTGATTTTGTCCGAAAAGGTGGGCAATTGCTTATGCTTGATGAAGTACACCGTTACCCCAACTGGTCGCAGGAAATCAAAAATTTATACGACGATTTTGCCGAATTAAGGATTGTTTTTACGGGTTCTTCTATCATTCACCTCGAACGTAGCCGAGGCGACCTCAGCCGCCGAGCAGTAATGTACACCTTGCATGGACTATCTTTTCGAGAGTTTCTCCAAATCCAAAAAGTGGCTAATTTTACTCCTATATCCTTAGAAGACTTACTAAAAAGCCACACTACAATAGCGGTAGAATTGACTGAGAATTTTAAACCATTTGTATATTGGTCTAAGTACTTAGAGTACGGGTACTATCCTTATTTCCTTGAAAATGAAGATATATACAGCCAAAAACTTTCTGAGACAATCCGCCTTAGTCTTGAGCTTGACCTCCCTGCGGCTTACGGCATTAGTTATGCTACCGTAGATAAACTCAAGCAATTGTTGGTTGTATTGGCCGAGAGTGTTCCTTTCAAACCCAATATTTCTAAGCTCGGCGATATGCTCCAAGCTACCCGTAGCTCCGTCGTTGACTACCTACATTATTTGGAGGAGTTAGGGATATTGTCCTTATTACACCGCGATAGTTTTGGGATTACGCGCCTCCAAAAACCAGAAAAAGTCTATTTGAGCCATCCCAATTTACAATATGCGCTCACAGAAACTCGCCCTGACAAAGGGACACTACGGGAAAGTTTTTTACTGAGTCAAACGCTGCCTAAACACCGTGTTGAATATACCGAGCAAGGCAATTTTCGGTTGGATAGACGCTATACCATTGAGGTAGGGGGAGCAAACAAAACCCAGCGCCAAATCGCCAACGTCGCGGATGCCTACATAGCCGCCGATGATATTGAAATAGGTTTTGGGAATAAAATTCCTCTGTGGATTTTTGGGTTATTGTATTAA
- a CDS encoding DUF5723 family protein produces MKQLRSFFSVVYLFALLWIGTLSTVVAQEFIGQHSSNYAGINRATFNPSAIAGTRYRYHINLLSFNTTVNNRYFKYFRSDALFHPFRNAYAESDMYGKSKLTGTLTQGNNVNVLAELRTPSGYVGVGKNNWLVVGFQTRLRGFVQGSGVPSAIFDAYKYRLDDGLTTASTGSFTNFTMSQHSFFETGLTVAAMPLRLDGLIRVKVGATIKRLSGARNVFLTIKNANYQVKPLNADEYVMELGNVSYEYGYTQPVQSFGLGSLFSSDYGSGTAIDLGATVEIGRIRQHAENQANYIARIGVALTDAGQISYPSTGKQYSGTLSKLTINQNQLIDIGNNSVKGLETILGTANAQNYSSSTALPRTLNVDADVQLAKSFFVNATWIKPTNVGSLPSHLAQPQVFSLTPRFEGEDVEFTLPVTWWEGNDKPTIGFSVRFGPAYIGFSNFGGLASKAVQPRGSLAYFGIQLWGLNDKKD; encoded by the coding sequence ATGAAACAACTCCGCTCTTTTTTTTCGGTCGTTTATCTATTTGCCTTACTCTGGATTGGAACCCTCTCGACCGTAGTTGCCCAAGAGTTTATAGGTCAGCACAGTAGCAATTATGCGGGTATCAATCGTGCCACGTTCAATCCGTCGGCGATTGCGGGAACGCGCTACCGTTATCACATCAATTTATTATCCTTCAATACCACTGTCAACAACCGATATTTCAAGTATTTTCGGAGCGACGCCTTGTTTCATCCCTTTCGGAATGCCTACGCGGAATCGGATATGTACGGCAAATCGAAGCTGACGGGGACACTTACGCAAGGGAACAACGTAAATGTATTGGCCGAACTGAGGACGCCATCGGGCTACGTGGGGGTGGGGAAAAACAACTGGCTTGTGGTGGGCTTTCAGACGCGCTTGCGCGGGTTTGTGCAAGGCTCGGGCGTACCTTCGGCCATTTTTGATGCCTACAAATACCGTCTCGACGACGGCCTTACCACGGCTTCGACGGGGAGTTTTACCAATTTTACCATGAGTCAACACTCGTTTTTTGAAACGGGTCTGACAGTAGCGGCCATGCCTTTGCGGTTGGATGGCCTGATTCGGGTGAAAGTAGGGGCAACAATCAAGCGGTTGTCGGGGGCGCGGAACGTTTTTTTGACCATCAAAAATGCCAATTACCAAGTTAAACCCCTCAATGCCGACGAATACGTGATGGAGTTGGGAAATGTAAGTTATGAATATGGCTATACCCAACCCGTTCAGTCGTTTGGTTTGGGAAGTTTGTTTTCGTCGGACTATGGCTCAGGAACCGCCATTGACCTTGGAGCAACGGTCGAAATCGGTCGGATTCGTCAGCACGCCGAAAATCAAGCCAACTACATTGCCAGAATCGGGGTGGCATTGACGGATGCAGGACAGATTTCGTACCCTTCAACGGGCAAACAATACAGTGGTACGCTGAGCAAATTGACCATTAATCAAAACCAATTGATTGATATTGGAAACAACTCGGTAAAGGGATTAGAAACAATACTAGGGACGGCTAACGCCCAAAATTATTCTTCATCGACGGCCCTGCCGCGTACGCTCAACGTGGATGCTGACGTGCAATTGGCCAAGTCGTTTTTTGTGAATGCTACTTGGATAAAACCAACCAACGTGGGTTCTTTACCTTCTCATTTAGCCCAGCCGCAGGTATTTTCACTCACACCTCGTTTTGAAGGGGAGGATGTTGAGTTTACGCTCCCTGTTACTTGGTGGGAAGGAAACGACAAGCCTACCATTGGTTTTTCGGTGCGCTTTGGCCCTGCCTACATCGGATTCAGCAACTTTGGAGGGTTGGCGAGCAAAGCCGTACAGCCCCGTGGTTCGTTGGCTTATTTTGGCATCCAACTTTGGGGACTCAATGACAAGAAAGACTAA
- a CDS encoding Crp/Fnr family transcriptional regulator, with product MSEKHFLKEIFKEQNFKKEELEEIIQQYQRVEFSKNEYLITEGSTANFYYFIESGYARSYVIDLEGNDISTNFFSTTDIVIDWHSYFLKAKCRENIQAVSACVAWKITFENFMKLFHIEAFREIGRTRLVNNYFELKSHSISIIADPAKERYLHLIKTKPGIVQNIPLKQIATYLGITDTSLSRIRKEIADNK from the coding sequence ATGAGTGAAAAGCACTTTTTAAAAGAAATATTCAAAGAGCAGAATTTCAAAAAAGAAGAGTTAGAAGAAATAATACAGCAATACCAGCGTGTTGAATTTTCAAAAAACGAATACCTCATCACAGAAGGAAGCACGGCTAACTTTTATTACTTTATCGAAAGTGGATATGCAAGATCGTATGTTATTGATTTAGAAGGAAATGACATCAGCACCAACTTTTTCAGCACTACCGATATCGTCATTGATTGGCATTCTTACTTTCTAAAAGCCAAGTGTCGCGAAAACATTCAGGCTGTTTCTGCCTGTGTCGCCTGGAAAATCACGTTTGAGAATTTTATGAAATTATTTCACATAGAAGCCTTCCGCGAAATTGGTCGCACTCGGCTGGTAAACAATTATTTTGAGCTCAAAAGTCATTCTATTTCCATCATTGCTGACCCTGCCAAAGAGCGGTACCTCCACCTTATCAAAACCAAGCCTGGAATTGTTCAAAATATTCCGTTGAAACAAATTGCTACTTATTTGGGGATTACCGATACTTCATTGAGCCGAATCAGAAAAGAAATTGCTGATAACAAATGA